The following DNA comes from Candidatus Binatia bacterium.
CTCGAAACCTTTCTGGCCGGCCACCGTCGTCCCGCCGCAAGGCGCACCCAACGTGCTGCTGATCATGACCGATGATGTCGGCTACGGCGCGCCGAGCACCTTCGGTGGCGTGATTCCGACACCGGCGCTCGACCGCGTCGCGAAAATGGGGCTTCGCTTCACCGACTTCCACTCGACGGCGCTCTGTTCGCCGACGCGGGCCGCACTGATCACCGGGCGCAACCATCATTCGGTGGGCTTCGGGCAGATCTCCGAAATGTCCACCGGCTATCCCGGTTATGACAGCATCATCGACGAGAAGAGCACGACGATCGGTCGCATCCTGAAAGAACACGGCTACGCGACGTCGTGGTTCGGAAAGGACCACAACGTTCCGGCGTTCGAAGCAACCCAGGCCGGCCCGTT
Coding sequences within:
- a CDS encoding sulfatase-like hydrolase/transferase — translated: MSRFRSIPSIVAAFAVVLAAALPASAQQIYGTPGSPASRIVIDGKELPAPPQKFDGVIRDNAKDSKPFWPATVVPPQGAPNVLLIMTDDVGYGAPSTFGGVIPTPALDRVAKMGLRFTDFHSTALCSPTRAALITGRNHHSVGFGQISEMSTGYPGYDSIIDEKSTTIGRILKEHGYATSWFGKDHNVPAFEATQAGP